AGCTGtctcaaattttacaacatcATCAATCACTAATAACTTTTGAATGTATATGTCATCCTCTACAAATATCCCCTGCCGTAAGCCTTCAGTATCTATTTTACCAATATGTATAGTGAATGGAGGTTCCCTCACAAGTATCTTGTACTAATTTAACATCAATTTTACCTCTACGCCGAGCATTTCATGTGCATTCTTAATCTTGGCCATAGATACTGGGTCCACTATATATGATAGATCTGGCAAGTCATCTGATCGcttcaaaaattgtaaaattggaTGAGATAAAGGCAGAGTATTATTAGCAGTTACTTCACATCGAATCCAGCAAGCTATGACCTATATAATGACTGCTATATACCTTAATTAGATGCTTATGATAATCATTCCTAATTGCAGTATTATGTGTTATGATTTTTTGGCAAAGGCTGCTAATTACTTGTGAATCAGGCGTAAAACCTATACAATGAGAATACCATAAACATGGTATTGACTCATCTGGCGTTAAATTCTTACAGTGCTCCATTATTATATCTTCCAAAATCCCCACTAACTTATTTTGTTGATTATCCATAGTATGTGTTAATGTGTTAGCAACAATTGACACAATCACTGGCAAGTGTTTAGACtccaaataaattttattattaatcaatatatcatatatcaTCTGTTGTGATTGTGGCAGTGTAATTGATAGATTGGCAAGAGATTGCAAAAATTTCAGCACATCAGTAAAATGGATCTTCACAAGCATGTTTGGGtcattgacaatttttttaagCGCTTCTTTTACTATTTCATTGTCAAATACTTTACAATTGTCTTCTATAATAAAACTTTCATTACCACATTTGTGAAATAGATAGATTTGTGGGATTAAAGTCAAGAACCTTGGATTACATTCTGATATCTGATTAACTCTATTTCCATTAAGAATGCTATCAAACAACAGcggtatttttatttgcaatGCCATACAATCGCTAAATGACTGATTTCATACCTGGAAATCGAGATTAATTGCTGCAAATTCATCCACTTGGGTTCAATTTCAACCAACCGCGCTATTTGATGCAATAGTGACGGCTGTGGAGAATTTACTTTGGCCAATGAGCTTGATGCTTGTACCAGGAGCTGCGACTTTTTAAGGCAGGGCAAATTCTTTTGGAGGTAAATACTTAGACGGTCAAACAAAGCCATTTTTCTAATAGTAATCCTTTCAAGGGCAATAATACAATCACATATCATTTCAGGCTCCCAATTGAAGGTCAAAGTCTGCGGTATATTCCTCATCATCCATTTAAAACTAGTGTTTTCGCAGGTATCTAAGAATGCAaatgtctaaataattaatataccGCTTACAATTAGTGCTTTTATTTGGTACCCATATTTCATCCTTGGTACATGCTTCCAAATTTCCAAGCCAAATCTCCTGATAAGGTCAGTATCTTTGATATCGAACATGTAATACATTTCAGCAATATCTACCAAATTGTAATAACGGTATtcatgtaaataatatggtAAATTTTCAGATAATATACGCACAAGTTTTGAATTTCTTAgactaaaatattttagcCGTTTCAATGGTTTGTTGTTATTATGCGAGTAAGTACctttatcaatatattttactgGTCTCATCCCTAGAGACTTGTGCTCAAGTACtttcaacaatttcattttacATCTATCACCAACTCCATTGgattcaattttatgggttaacaaatttatatgatCTTTGCTCCAACAAGTACCATGGACAGTTGCATAGTGgtcatttatatcataacCCAGACACTTAACCAACCATCGTGCcaaatttccaatttgatCCTGGTCAAACATAGTAAAATTATCGCTAATTCGCTCGACAATGTAATTGAACAGCCTTTCGTCAAATAATGCATGCTTGtgatatactattactagTTTAAACAAGTCACATtctgatatatatatttttgaagtTAATAATTCGATCAACTGTTGATAAAATGGAGTGGATAATATGTCTTCAATGCAATGATTATTTAGGTTTAAATATGATTGAATAAGCAAAACCAAATTATGTTCATTGATTACAGATTCTAGATGATTTGATAACtgattaaataatgaaatgattGTGTCATTacaatgtaattttatgtgAGATTGGTCAATTGAAATAACTAACTTTAATAATTCGATAGGGGTTACAAAAGCAAGTATGCGCGGTAATTGTTCCagtaaattgataaaatccTTCTTGTACCTATGACTACTAGGAAAATAGCCTATGTGTTGTAGACTAGTGGAAAGTTTGGTAACCATCAAATGGATGTCTAAATTAGCAGTTATTTCAGCATTTTTCAAGGATATTCCTcccaattttattgttgAACAGATGGATGTATCTTGATCAGGGATTTGTTTAGTTATTGAATTGAATGAATGAATAACATCGTCAAAATCGTTGATAGCAGTGGGATTAGAGCCGATAGAAGtgttattatttttcaattttttacttaaataaatgtttttaCTGACAATATGCCAGGGAGGAGGAATCCGTCTGAAGATTCGCCTAGGTTTCATATACACTCATCGCATCCATGACCATCCTATgcataatatatcaatgatgtagttatataatatgcCTTAGCATATTATATAGTGTCATATACGGTGTGAAAAGGTGCTGATTTAATATACtaaaattatgatatattgtaaaaattttatttgaatcTCATTATAATCATGTACAATTGGTCACAAACGTGCCAACGTACGCTGCGCCCTTGAAGCCTTACCAAATGCACGCAACAGCGAGTCCACCTCTTTCCTATTGACAATATTCTTCTTTTGAATCGGAATGATTATATTCCCAACCTTGATCTCAATCTTTGGCTGGATTAATCTTTTATGGGCTTTAGCCGTATTCCACTCCGGACCTAAAGGTCTATCCAAAATGTTGTTAAATGTTTTGCTGTCAGAGTGTGGGTAAGGTAGGGCttttattgtatacttTGTCAATTTGTCCATGTCGTTCACCGTTTTAACGCGCACCCGTCGTTTCTATGTGAATTACATGGTATTATAATagaatttggaaaaattcaaaaaaataaaaattgggTTTTACcataatgttaaatttacGCACCTTACGATTTTGATCTTGATTTGTTTTATATTGATTCGTCTTACTGATCCATCTATTCCAACCTGATGCTTGAAACTGATTAGATCCCTCTTCCTCACTATCAGTAAGAAGCTGCTCTTCATTGCCAGTGAATATTTCACAAGCTAGTTCGTTGTTTTTCGTAGGAATAGCATTTAATAGCTTGTCTAATCCCCTTTTCTGATTGACAATATCTTCCAcagtattattttttgcatCGTTTTTATTTCCATTTACTCCACAAGTGATTGGTGTTTTAActgaatttataatttcatttcGATTATTTTCAACTGTTTCAGCATTGTTTAATGTGATATATTTCCTTATACTACTGAATTTATCTTCAACATCACCGCACTCTGTAACTTCACTTTTAGGGTTTACTTCGCAATCactatttatttcattattcTCGGCACCAGAATGATCAGAATTTGAATGTGATTGTAACTTCTCTCGAGCTCTTTTCATGAATTTCATATTATAAACCTTGGGATGCATAGTATTCATTTCATTGGCATTCGCATCATATGAGTCATTGTCACTATTGTCCGATTGATCGCAATCAGAATCGCTATCCGAGTCTgaatcattttttttagCAAGTGAAATGATGTTCTTTTCGTAATCATTTAGGGATTGAGATTGTCTAGAAGCTATGGCACGAGCTTCTTTACCCCCATACCGAATGGCCATTTTGGCCCACTTGTTTTGTGCTTCCCTCTTTCTTAATAGTCTGCGTTCCGCTGCCTTTATTTctatttcatatttaatCTGCTTAGCTAGCTCCGGATCTTCTACTTCTACGCGTGATAATAGTTTTTCTTGGAGAAATTCTTTACCCTTGCGTTTTACCCGATGCCAATTCTTGCTTTTAATGCGATTCATCTGTTTGtttttcatattttgcCTATGAACTAtagatttatttgaatattttgtggAGGTAATAGAGTTGGAATCATTCTGTAAACCGtatatttgtgaattttgTTGATATAACAGCTTGACATTCGCCTCAGCCTGCGCCAATTCCTTTTCAAAGTCATTAATGGGTGTGATCGTTGAGGTTAGTAATTGAGGATTAACCTCAAATGGAGCTGGTTTTCCATATGTAATTGTCTCCTTAAGTTCATTAGACGAGATTTGTGGTACCCACGATTCTACCTCTTTGGCTATAGTTTGGTATGCTGCTTGGCGGTAATATTTTCTTTGCTGATGTTCCAGTAATGGTTTAACGACTTCCTTCTCTTTCTTATCAATACTATTATATAGATTAGCTATTTGAGTGTTTTTCCCACCAAAACCACCCAAAGTAACAAATAACCCATCGATATCGATGTCCTCGGCACCACTCAGGTTATTAAGGAAATTACTATTTTCGTAACAATAATCCTTATCACCAACTTTGATGATTTCTCCATCTATATCACTAGTATCATTATCCATTGCATCGGAAGCTATTGATATGGCGTCATTTTCGTCTTTTGGGTAGtcaatcaaatatttggtGAAGTCACCCGACGAGTTGTGTTGACTGCGATATTTTTTACTCATATTTTAAGCATAATAGGTTAAATTTacactaaattagttatgaTTATGGTgctatataaatttgtgtcatatataaattgacCTGTAGGGCTACTAGTGCATATATCGacactatttatttatattcacATGCATACAGTTTATGaagtattaatttatatctaaatattttgtggtTATATGTTTTTTTGTATTCTATTCGGAATATTTGTGACTATGCTTGACTAGTAACATGAGCGGGAATAACATAGAAGGGAAGTCTACTGGCATCAAATCATCCCAAAATGTCACAATtccaaatcaatttcaaaataacAGTTCTTCTGAGAGCAATATTAAATCTATGGGAATAAAATCAAAACAATCACCCTCAAATATACTCTCTAGCGCTAGTAACTGTGGCGATGATAAAAACAACCCTAGTACCGGAAAGGATTCAGGTGTCAAGGCTATGGGACCATATGAACAGTGCAACATATGCGGGAGACTTTGCGATCGTGCGGGACATATTCAGTGTGCAGAATGTGAAAACTTTCACATATGTCTGACTTGTTTCTGCAGTGGTTCTGAAAAGCCATCTAACCAATCCACCGCTTTTGTACCTACTGATAATGTTTATAAACACAAAAATAACCACAAATACATACCAATTGGGGTTAACAATATGCCCTTATTCACTATAGACTGGACCTCTGAGCAGGAGCTGTTGCTGCTGGAGGGGTTAAGTAAGTATGGCTTGGGTAATTGGAAGGTAGGCACTcactattatattaaaattttcaaaaactAGTGTACCACTAATATTTCCATCATTAATGTTATGTATATTCTATTTTTGGAGTGAAAATCCAAATAATTAGAATCTATTCATTCATCtattattaaaaacatGAATTTACCACATAAAAAATCTTTTTACTTAAGTCAATTACACACAAGAATGTCACTTATTATGGGTTAATATTcttgttaaaatttcaattcgCACAATTTCCCCTATTATCATACATAACTTTCTTACATAGCAAATATCGGAACTTGTTAACATATCCAACGGGTATCCAAAATCTGCAAGCAACTGCCAGAAGCACTACTACGAGGTCTACATAAATTCAGCCAATCCGCCATTACCTGTAATcgtaaataataatttaggatCTCAACAGTATAATACTGCCAGATAAAAATCAACCGCCGCCTCCATGCTCCCCCATCGACGAGTGCACGGGTATAAAATTCACATCATTCAGACTCAACTATAGCGTCACCAGAAACTACAACACACTCAAACACTAATAAACCTCAAACATTTGGTTACTGGCCATTGAGAGGCGATTTTGACGTGGAGTATGACAATGATGCAGAACTTATTCTTGCAGATATGGAATTCCGTGACGATGACACACCGCAGCAAAAGGAACTGAAGCTTAAAGTCATTGAGATATATAATTCTAAGCTTGATGAGAGGATTTACCGTAAGCGGATCATTATTGAAAGGTACATATACAATGACCTAGGGGTCTGCTAGATTCTAAAAGTACGCAGCAGAGGGAAAAGAAATTGACAAGTGAGGAAAGGGAActgtataatattttacgTCCATTCAACCGATTTCACTCACCCGAATCCCATGAGCAACTCATTCAACTCCTGGTCCAAGAGCGCAAAATTAGATCTAGGTTGTATCAGTTACTGCTATGGAAATCCTTAGGCCTGGAATCAATTCAAGACGTATATGtatgtaaattgttgaCAAAGGAATATGAATATGATAGAGCAACTAAAAGAAGacattttgaaaatgaatcTAGGATTATAACCTCCATTGCGGTTAGGGATAAGAATGCTAGGACGAAGAGCAATGTAAAGAAGGAAACAGCAACAAGCGTTGTGACAACAGAATTGGATGCAAAGgccaaaataatttctgAGTGTCTAGAAGAGAAGgtttgtttattttatatgattaattttggTTTTAATATTGCCCAAATTAAAATCCTTTATAATTTCTTATTTAGGAGATTGAATTTTGTAATACTTATGGGATCCCTCCTATAGTATTTTTCATGGCTAAACGAGTGCTGTTAGAAGAAATCGCCACCAATCCcttaatttcaattgatcaaaattgtaaatcaCTAGACTTGGATGTCACTAAACATGGCAGATTGTTCGATTTTATCCTAAATTTAACGCCGCACGCCCCCTATCAAAATTCTGAGCTAGAACCAATCGTAGATTTATCAGCGCTTCCATTGAATAACAAGGGGAAGATAGACtcaaaatatattgcatCTGAAATTTTACCTCCTAGTTAATACTTTTATATTAGTTGAAAAAGCAGTGGATAATACCAATagaattgattttttaatcgTTCAACTAGtgtaatttaataaaaacCCCATTACATAGTTTTTGTTGCAACGATTAAGTTAAAGCGTTAATTTATCTTTATGAATTCTTCATTAattttctaaaaaattcGATTTCTATCGAAATTTCAAAACATTATATGCAATTTAGAACTAATCAATATGTGAACAAATTATAGTCAATTATTGCAAGGtttgttttaaatttatgaataaaattacagGATTTCAAAATTGGGTATGGATATAAATTCCAAAcgataataaataaagtgcgaaaaatattgttatgcGATTATAATGTACCATGATTGCTACAATTTGTGTGCGATAATTTGAATACCTCAGCTAATTTTTTAGCTCCCTCTATACCATAACGATTGAAACTAAAACAtctttttttaattttaccattaGAACGGTATCTACATACAATACATTTGGATCTCTTATCATTAGTCACCGTGATGCATTGCCTAtccatatttaaatgtttagAGTTAATTTCCTTTTGCAATTGAGCATACTTTTCAGCACATTTTTTTTTTTGCCTATCAATACCAGTAGTGTTATCACTTATcattatatcatcatccGATTTAATCGTGTTGATGCCAAAGTATTTAATAGGTATAACTGGGTCTTCAGCtccaattaatttttgaatataacTTCTACGTCTGTAAAATGAGGATCTGTTAATTGCTAGTAGAGTGACATATTCTTTAACCGGCAAAGGGATTGAGAGTTTGTATAGTGCAATGTGGATTGCGATTGCTAAAGTAATTTTAGATAAACATCCATATTTCCGCCATTCACTAGCGAAAATATCATCAacaaattgcaaatttgtgTCCAGCATCTGAAACCTATGCAAAATATCAACTGTATTATCAACgatcaatttattatgttCAGAAATAAAGTTGCTAAATGTTGTAGAATTTATTGCCACTTTATTTTCCAGCGTAAGGgttttattacaaattaattgcGTGAGGAATGATTTTGGACTAAATGTATCgttattaacaattttaacatattcAGAATATCTATTGGATATCAATTGGTTAATTAAATTGGATATAAGTGATTGAAGACTTTGtgaatgaatttttacatttaattGGAGTGATACTTCAGAAATTACTTTAGCAAATTTCTTAGTGACAGTTGATAATCCCAAACGATTGACTATATCATCTAGAAATATTGAAGCCCCGGAATTTCGCTTCTGAATGTAGTAAAGCGAGCCAATTAAAAGAAGAAAATATTGGCGATTGTTGGCAATCTTCCTCCTAGCTCTTCTCCTTTCATGTAACATTTTGCGCAAAAAGCTATCATCTGAAATGTTGAGTTGATTACAAACCTTCTTCCATTCCAGGGATAATTTGCTCTTGTCAAATAGTATAGGCCTTAACCCATTGTCTTTAACTAATTGCAACGAATATTCATCTAAGTGAGAGTCTATTGCATTAGATGTGATTTGACCACAGGTTAAACATGTGAGTTCTGAACCAGAAATGAGATTGATATTGGTAGAATTGCAATTATCACACTGACGATTGTCATTAACATAATCTTCAAGCACAGCAGCGGCACTAATCCAAGCCATGACAGAATTCAACTATTGgattaaatgtttaatatatcaacaaattaactaattaaataatatcatacAATTAGCATACGAACGAATTAACCTGGTGGTAGATTATCCATAATACTAGACTGCCCCAGTATACACAATATGAATAGGTTCCTCAACACTAAAAAGTATTATATGGGTAATTGGCTCGGCTTGCAGGGCAATTGAGctgttgtaaaatattcatgCTTTAGTGCCTATTTGAATAGCATTGATTACTTCTGTGGCCGTTATACGTTCATGAGGATTTAGCTTAATCAAACGCTGTAACAAATCCTTTGCTTGCAAATTCAAAGCTGAGTAAGATTCATGTTACTTGGTACAAAGTGTTCAATTTCTTTGCCACGAGAGAAAGAGTATTCGGTGTAATATGGCAGCCTTTTAGCTTCTGGCCAGTTTTCTTCACTAGGCGTACCagttattttgtatattttacttAGCTGATCTATCTCATTTACGCCGGGAAATAAAGGGTGCCCAGTTATCATTTCTACGTCaaaattgattgatttaCCGGCGAATATACAACCTACACTCCAAATATCACAAGCTGTATGATAACAATCAGCCCCTAGTAATAACTCTGGAGGCCGATACCAAAGGGTAACAACTTTGTGTGTCATTTTTTCAGGCCTTTGATAGTTTGTTGAAGCATCAGGAGGTAGAATTGTCTGTCTAGAAAGGCCAAAATCCGCCAATTTGCATATACCCTCAGCAGAGATAAATATGTTACCAGTAGATAAATCTCTGTGGgcaaatgaatatttatgcAGGTATTCCAGTCCTAGGAGTATTTGGTAAAGTATACATTTGATATGAGATTCTTGTAATCTCACTTTGGAAGTGATGATTGCCTTGAGGTCCGTCTTCATGAGGTCCATTACAATGTTTATGAAGTCTCCATCCCGATAAATTGCGATAATACCCATCAGATTCTCGTGTTTTAGCTCCATCATAATCTTAACCTCTCTAATAGTTGTTAAGTGAATTCCTACCATACCAATGTAGCTCTTATTCAACCCCTCAGAAGGTATACTGGCCATAACCTTCTTGATGGCAACCTTTTTGTTTAGCAGCCTGTCAAATCCTTCGACTACCTTGCCATAAGTACCTTCTCCTAGGTGGGAGTCGAGGATTTCGAATCTTTGGTGTGGATCATCCATCCCCGTATAGATTATGTGGCTTCATAGTACTTATATAAGACGTTCctattcaattatttaatagttATGTTTTAAACCAGATATTTGActaaatacaatttaaattctaATATacttatatatattatttgtgtaatttagattattatttgtactAGTACGACTTGTCTAATTGTTATGATTTCTGATTGTTTATACTCATATCgtatttatttatgcaTTTGCTAATTTACAGTTTTTAAATGTTTCAATAACGTTTATTGATTAGttataatgaatatttatatgtCATAATTGATTTCacactatattattataatagtATATAGTTCCTATCTGAGATTCCTTTTCAATATACAATCTACATCAGATATTTAGTATTCTGGATTaatgtgataaaatttatattattttataacaatttttatagtGATTCTTATACTATCCATTtagaataattattattttcaataaacccaatgtattttttgatgttacaatttaattgattatagatcatcaaatgaaatattaGTAACACAACAATctatttacataataaGATTTAGTCATACCTTTTTCATATATCAAACACATTGACacaattaaacaatatttacGCACACagatcaaatatatatatatatatatatattgtctttaaataattaataaatagtatttaacatacaaaattattatttaagaCGACCCATTTGATTGAATAttctattatttaatgaaatacatggaataaaattatttacttaAGTGGTccaataaacaatttaatataaaaacGCAggttatatgttatatgcGAAAAATATCTTGTAGATTCTTTGGTATAAACACTGGGCCCTTATTATTATTCTGTTCCCGTTGCATAGCACGCAGTACAGATAAGTTTTGGATTATTGTGCAAAGACCTGGTTTCTTCTTAACTCCCAGATGCTCTAAAATGGCCTCATTCACAGAATTACAAGTGTGATTTCTCCTCTTGCAGCCCACTTCCCAACTCAAAGtacatttttcaatattttcataGGCAAATAATCCGCAGGATCTTTCCAATACTTCCTTAATCTCCTTAGGTGCATCTTTGTAAAGGAATGGAGTTAGGTGTTCCTGGGACCAATTAATTGCTTTGTCAATAAATCCATTTTTGACCAATTCAATCATATGTTGTGTATACAATAATAGCGTTGTagttgaaaaattgttcaataTTTGCGGATAATTGctatttataatttcaattgccCCTAAAATATTGCCATTCAGTATGGATTGGGAAATATCACTTCTTACACCAATTGTTGACAACTGAATTTCGATATCTCTATCTGTAAGATAAAACTCTTGTATATATTGAGAACTCTTATCATCACTCATTTTGCtatcatcaaaatttgtctcgttattgaaaatattcaatGTCTCATTGTAtccctaaattagtaattaGGGGTTACCTTGTATATGAGATAACATCTGACAATATGATCAAGTTGATCCTTATCAACAGTATGTACCTCCATCGCTTTATGgtcattatcaatttctGTCTGATATTAATACTTAGTTACTTGATAAAGTGAAAAAATATCGTATTGGAAAGGGCCAGAAAAATTGACCTTAACCTTCTCATCCACATTCAATCCTATAGTGGGATAGTTTTCAGATTGTCCTATGTTTCCAGCATAACCTAAATCACTTGCAAAGTACCAATAAATACGCcatttttagtaaaaaaatatgatttattgatataattcattCCCACACCTATAACATCACCCTTGGTGTACGTTGGACCAAAAGACTCCGGTCTTATTGTTCCGCACAGCTTCATCCCATCTTCTGCCTTGTAACCAATTGAActatgtattatttaatgcTTACCCTTGTTCCGATCCGGGTACTTTgtttaaatgataatttggagGAGTAAACCCAACGACTACTTTGCAGTGCGAGCCACATTCAAGAACTTCTATTTCAAAATAGTACAAAACGCAATTGGTAGGTGCAAAAATGTTAGATTTGACTGACTAGatgaaaataaacaaaCCCCTGGATCAGTGTGAATTCCGCGGCCAATATATTCCGCAGTTAAATTATCGTGATGGATCTTTATATATTGTTGGTAAGTCGTAGTATTTAGACATGTAGGTATTGGTTCACTCccatataatttgttatacatGCACGATGATTCCATCCTGACAATAGCTATCCCACAACCcagtatatatacattgcCCCTTTAACACAGCTATACCACTTATAGTTTATACCtgcattttaaatatagttGTGAGCTTTAAATTTAGATCTTACTATGCTATGGTTAAAAGTTCTGATTTGACAAAAAATGAACTGATCCACATTCTGGCAActtcaaaaaattccaaGGAAAAAAATCGTGCCTTCAAGTTactcaaaaaatttgaaccAAACCCCAAAAAACACTTGGATAGCACATTTAAGTACGGTTGTGCTCAGCAAAAAACGTACAAAATTGTCCAATCTTACGTGTGAGTTACAGTTCATTTAGTTGTTGGAGATGTGATAAAGCTAAACAGGCTGTTGTTAAGTGTTTCTGGAAAACATCGGAAGGTATATCATCTTTCACTTAGGTGTAAAAATCATATGCAATACCTGTTATTTGAATATGACACAATATCTTGATATCGCTAGGGCAAAGAAGGAAACTCCTGGATTAACTAAGAATATAAGGCCTTATGATGGAGTTATCACTTAACTagttataaattgtatgcCATCGACAATTCAGATCAAGGAAATAGtaactattatattgatcacatatttatatttgtttagcAATTTTATTGTCAACATATTACAGCAGACTTATTAGTTATCGAATATTATGTCGATCATTATTGAATCACACATAATTGCACAATTATGCCAATTATAGTTTAATTCATGAATTTAGGAGTAAACTAGAAAACTTTTGCAAACCCGTATGCTAAATCGTTTGTTTTTTTGTCTATTTTTTGGTTTTTCTTAAAAGTGACATGTGAAATTCTAGCTTATATATggatgaatatatatatatatatacatttaaaataaaaaaatttatataaaattaaaataatttataataaacgATTAAAGAACAATATTCCACCTAATCTCTAATGtcaaatcattatatattgactATACCATAGCATTAcgtaattaaaaatttaatgcatcattataaattttgaaaaatatataaactaTATTAATCATTCACACGAACTAACAGTACAATTTGTAGATGTGTCATAGACAATGCACAGGAACATTTGATAACAAGtacaaaaattagtaatatGAGTAAACATGACAATAATAGTTTAAACATTCACTATTTACctatatattgataataaacaGTATGACAACTAATGGTAAATaagataaatatttgttatatgtaTTGTTACGGTCATAAAAAAAGGGGAAGAGAATTAATGAGAAATTTTGCAGCGTTTTCATAAAATACgtgttaaaaattgatctgattaacatattaatttagtgcATATAAGTATTAGAAGATTGATAAACAATGCGATA
The DNA window shown above is from Babesia microti strain RI chromosome III, complete genome and carries:
- a CDS encoding Ran-binding proteins 9/10 homolog (overlaps_old_locusTagID:BBM_III03755) encodes the protein MESSCMYNKLYGSEPIPTCLNTTTYQQYIKIHHDNLTAEYIGRGIHTDPGSVKSNIFAPTNCVLYYFEIEVLECGSHCKVVVGFTPPNYHLNKVPGSEQGSIGYKAEDGMKLCGTIRPESFGPTYTKGDVIGVGMNYINKSYFFTKNGVFIGYAGNIGQSENYPTIGLNVDEKVKVNFSGPFQYDIFSLYQTEIDNDHKAMEVHTVDKDQLDHIVRCYLIYKGYNETLNIFNNETNFDDSKMSDDKSSQYIQEFYLTDRDIEIQLSTIGVRSDISQSILNGNILGAIEIINSNYPQILNNFSTTTLLLYTQHMIELVKNGFIDKAINWSQEHLTPFLYKDAPKEIKEVLERSCGLFAYENIEKCTLSWEVGCKRRNHTCNSVNEAILEHLGVKKKPGLCTIIQNLSVLRAMQREQNNNKGPVFIPKNLQDIFRI
- a CDS encoding conserved Plasmodium protein, unknown function (overlaps_old_locusTagID:BBM_III03760), whose amino-acid sequence is MVKSSDLTKNELIHILATSKNSKEKNRAFKLLKKFEPNPKKHLDSTFKYGCAQQKTYKIVQSYVCWRCDKAKQAVVKCFWKTSEGVKIICNTCYLNMTQYLDIARAKKETPGLTKNIRPYDGVIT
- a CDS encoding cyclin-dependent kinase 7 (overlaps_old_locusTagID:BBM_III03750) gives rise to the protein MDDPHQRFEILDSHLGEGTYGKVVEGFDRLLNKKVAIKKVMASIPSEGLNKSYIGMVGIHLTTIREVKIMMELKHENLMGIIAIYRDGDFINIVMDLMKTDLKAIITSKVRLQESHIKCILYQILLGLEYLHKYSFAHRDLSTGNIFISAEGICKLADFGLSRQTILPPDASTNYQRPEKMTHKVVTLWYRPPELLLGADCYHTACDIWSVGCIFAEMITGHPLFPGVNEIDQLSKIYKITGTPSEENWPEAKRLPYYTEYSFSRGKEIEHFVPTLNLQAKDLLQRLIKLNPHERITATEALKHEYFTTAQLPCKPSQLPI
- a CDS encoding hypothetical protein (overlaps_old_locusTagID:BBM_III03745), translated to MAWISAAAVLEDYVNDNRQCDNCNSTNINLISGSELTCLTCGQITSNAIDSHLDEYSLQLVKDNGLRPILFDKSKLSLEWKKVCNQLNISDDSFLRKMLHERRRARRKIANNRQYFLLLIGSLYYIQKRNSGASIFLDDIVNRLGLSTVTKKFAKVISEVSLQLNVKIHSQSLQSLISNLINQLISNRYSEYVKIVNNDTFSPKSFLTQLICNKTLTLENKVAINSTTFSNFISEHNKLIVDNTVDILHRFQMLDTNLQFVDDIFASEWRKYGCLSKITLAIAIHIALYKLSIPLPVKEYVTLLAINRSSFYRRRSYIQKLIGAEDPVIPIKYFGINTIKSDDDIMISDNTTGIDRQKKKCAEKYAQLQKEINSKHLNMDRQCITVTNDKRSKCIVCRYRSNGKIKKRCFSFNRYGIEGAKKLAEVFKLSHTNCSNHGTL